GAGGCCGAGGAAACCCATCGTTTTCACACCGCCGACCAGACCAAAGATCGTGGGCAGGAACGGCAGCTTGATCGGTCCGCCGACCAGCTTTGGCCGGATCGTCTTGTCGACGACGAACAGTTCTATCGTGCCCCAGGCGAACAGCGCGATGCCGGCGAAAGGCGATCCGCTCGCCGCGAGATAGATCGAGACCAGCGTCATCGACAGCGGCGCGCCGCCGGGTATGAGCGCCATGACGCCGGTGATGACGCCGAGCGTCACGGGAGACGGCACTCCGGCGATGTAGTAGGCGACGCCGAGCACGATGCCTTCGCCGAAGGCGATGATGGTCATGCCGGTCACGGTGGAGCTGATGGTGGCGGGCACCACGCGCGAGATGCGGTCCCAGCGCCCTGGCAGCACGCGTTCGCCGATAAGGTCGACCTGACCCAGGAAGCGCGTACCGTCGCGATAGACGAAAAACAGCGCAATCAGCATGAACAGAAGGGTCAGGAAGAGCGAGAAGGCGCTGCCGCCGGCTGCGACGACGGTCAGGTAGATGTTGCGGATATTCGATCCGCTGACGAGTTGCACGACCTCGCCGAAACCGCCTGGATGACCGAAATAGTGCATCCACTGCTCGGCAAGAAATTCACCGACCCAGGGCAGCGTCGCGATCCAGTCCGGCGTCACCGCGCCCGTCCTGTTCGCCGCGACCACCCAGGATACCCATTCCTGCGTCTCGGCCACCGCATAGCGCGCCACCAGCGCGATCGGCGCGATGAGGAAGGCCAGGATCAGCAGCAGCGCAAGCGTCGCCGCGACCGACCGGTTCTCGCCGGAAAACCGTAGCAGCCGCCGATAGAGCGGCCAGGTCGCGAAGGCGATGACGAGTGCGGCGAGCACCGGCACAACGAAGCCGTGGAAGAAGTAGGCGCCGGCGAGCACGATGAGCACCAGCAGCCAGCGGGCCGCCGTCAGCGGCGGCACAACGGCGGGCCGCGCGGTTCGCATCGGTCCGAACAAGGGGATCTGGTTCTGCATACGCTCTCCCGGCAGCGGCGGCATAGTTGGCACGGTCATCGCCTGCAGCCCGCAAGATTCCAGCAGTAGCGCCGGATTTTTGCATCATCATGTCGGCTGGAACCGCTCGGTTCAACTCCTTACCACCGAAAGGCAAAGCCAAAGATGAAGCGGCTCATCCGCGGACAGATGGCGGAATAGGATTCGGTCGCCGACGAAAATTTATGGAGATCGACCGGCAGGTCGCAGCGACCGGCGTGCCATGACGATTCCCGAGACGAGGATCAGGAATGCTGGATTGATGATTTGAACGGCAAGCAAGGTGTACATGCCGAGCTTGCCGTCCAGATAGGCTCTGAGCGACAGGAACAGCACCGCGTGCACGATCACGCCGCCCAAGAGCATCGCCGCGATCGCGGGGACGCCAAGTCCAGGGCGCCGTAACGCGACCCACATCGCCCACAGCGAGAGCGGCAGGAAAAGCAGGACCGAGGTGAGCAGGCCGGGATTGTAGCCACCGCCCGTGATCGCGGGAGCGATGTGCACGATCGCATTGGCGGCCAGAACGCCGAAATAGCCGAAAGCGATTGCGGGCCACCGCCGCCCCAGAAGGGCGCAGACCGGACCGGCGATCCATACCACCGGAATATTCACCGCCGTGATGAAGGATTCGGGAATGCGGCATTCGGCGACGTCGGCGAAACCGAAGGTGGCGCACAGCGCGCCACGAAACGCGTAATGCACACCCTGCGCGTCGATGCCATGCTCTTCGAACTGATGCAGCATGTAGGCGGCGGTGGCCGCCCATGTCAGCCAGACGATGTCCCTCGTTCGCGGGACGGACCGGTCACCGCGAAGATCGCCCCGGATCAGGCCGAACAGCAGGATCAGCGTCAGGCCGAGCCCGATCCACGGCCAGAGATGCGAGAATGGTACCATCGCAAGACGATAGATGGTGGCTTACTGATGTCAATTATCCGGCGTCCCTGGCTCAGATAATGGATGCGAAAGCAAGGCTAGACGATTGGAAATCAATCTGGAGCGGGTACCGGGAATCGAACCCGGGTATTCAGCTTGGAAGGCTGCTGCTCTACCATTGAGCTACACCCGCAACGTCGACGACACCTCGTGCAGTGGTGGAGGGGGTTGGATTCGAACCAACGTAGGCTGAGCCAACGGATTTACAGTCCGTCCCCTTTAACCACTCGGGCACCCCTCCTGAACTGCGACGGGGTCGAGCGACGAGCGAACTTCGCTACCGCCTGTGCGGCCCGAAATCAGCGAGGGGCCTTATGGCGGCAAGGCCCCGCACTGTCAACACGCCCGCGTTGGAAAAGGGCAACGAAATGACGCCTCCGCCCGCATAGGCAAGTTCGGGTCCGCAGGCTATAAGCCGCGCATGAGCAAGCCCGAAAAGCCGCGCACGGCGAAAGACACGCATTACGCCAAGCTGCGCCGTGCCCACCGCGACGAAAAGGCCGGCGGCCCGCGACCCTTCAGGCCACGCCAGCCGGTCAAGCCGGGCGATCCGCCGTCTGACGGGCTGGTGCGGCTCTACGGCCTGCACACGGTGCGCGCAGCGATCGACAATCCCCGCCGCAAGATTGCCAGGATGCTCGCCACGCGCAACGCGCTCGAGCGGATGGACATCGCCGACCCGACGTCCCTGCCCTTCCCTGTCGAGATCGTCGAGCCGCGCGACATCGACAGAATCACCGGCAGCGATGCGGTGCACCAAGGCGCGCTGGTCGAGGCGCAGCCGCTGGAGCCCAAGGCACTGGCGGAACTTGCCGACACACCGCTGGTGGTCGTGCTCGACCAGGTGACGGATCCGCACAATGTCGGCGCGGTGATCCGCTCAGCGGTCGCATTCGGCGCCGGCGCGCTGATCGTCACGGCCCGCCACAGCCCGCAGGAGTCAGGGGTGCTGGCAAAGGCCGCCTCCGGGGCCCTCGAGCATCTGGACCTCATCGAGGTGCGGAACCTGGCCGAAGCGCTGAACGAGCTTCACGAGGCCGGCTTCCGCACGATCGGACTTGATTCGGAAGGCCCTTCGACCTTCGAGGACACGCTCTCGGGCGACCGGATCGCGTTGGTGCTCGGCGCCGAAGGCAAGGGCCTGCGCCAGAAGACGCGCGAGACGGTGACCGCGCTGGCGCGGCTCGACATGCCCGGCCCCATCCACTCGCTCAACGTCTCCAATGCCGCCGCGGTATCGCTTTACGCCGCTGGGAGGCATCTCAGGCGCTAGAGCCGCGTCAGTTGAACTCGAAGATCGAGCGGAAGATGCCCGGCGCGATCACCGAGATCGGATTGACCTGCACTTGGGGCGACTTGGTGCTGCCGGCCACCTTGTAGGTGATGCCGATCAGGCCGCGGTCGCGGCCATTGCCGAGAATCTGGCCGAGCAGCGGGATCTCCCCGAACAACCTGTTGAGGCCATAGGCGGGCATGAACGTCCCGGTGATCGACATGTTGCCCTTGGCATCGTAGAGCGCGCCCTGGAATGTCGAACCGATCGTCGGCCCGCGCAGCACGCCATTGTCGATGTTCAGATATCCCTTGCCCTTCTCGATCTGTGCGAAGCCGCGCTCGAAGCCGACGCGGGACGTGTCGATCTGTCCTTTGACCGCTTCGTTGAGGGTCCGCGAATCTGCTGTCGGCCGGCTCGCGACGATCGAGCGGAGCCGCGGTTCGTCGACCAGCGTGAAGTTGCGAGCGTCGATCTGGCCACGCAGTGCAGAATCTCCCTGCGCACCGAGCGCCATGGTGATCTTTCCGCCCTCCATATAGGGGTAGATGTCGAGGAACCTCAGCACCGCGCCCGCATTTCCGGATTCCACCTTGACCGAGCGCTGTCCGGACTCGGTGCGGTCAGACGCGGTGAACGAGTCTCCCGTGCCTGTCGTCCCGGACGCATCCAAAGAGAGAATCCGCGAACCCGAGCCGCGATACGCGACCTTGACGTTGGTCATGGCCTCGTTCTGGAAGCCCGCCACATAGGCGACGTCGGCGTCGAGCGTCACCTGGACGGAATCCTTACCCCCTCCGCCGCCTCCGCTTCCGGCAGCCTCCAGGCTCTGCTTGATCAGCGAACGGGCGTCGAAGACGTTGCCCCGTATCGTCACTGCATAGCCGTTGCCGTCGCGCTTGATGTCGACCGAGATATCGTCGTTGCGGTTCAGCTTCACCTGCTGGAAACGCGCGCGCGACAGACCCGACGAGGTGACCGTTGCCGACCCCGCGAGCGAAAAGGACTGGCCCGACAGCTCGATGTCGGAAATCCGCGTCTCCCCGCCGACGGTGTCGTAGCCGAAGGAGAGCTTGGCAGGGATGCCGGG
The Mesorhizobium australicum genome window above contains:
- a CDS encoding AI-2E family transporter — translated: MQNQIPLFGPMRTARPAVVPPLTAARWLLVLIVLAGAYFFHGFVVPVLAALVIAFATWPLYRRLLRFSGENRSVAATLALLLILAFLIAPIALVARYAVAETQEWVSWVVAANRTGAVTPDWIATLPWVGEFLAEQWMHYFGHPGGFGEVVQLVSGSNIRNIYLTVVAAGGSAFSLFLTLLFMLIALFFVYRDGTRFLGQVDLIGERVLPGRWDRISRVVPATISSTVTGMTIIAFGEGIVLGVAYYIAGVPSPVTLGVITGVMALIPGGAPLSMTLVSIYLAASGSPFAGIALFAWGTIELFVVDKTIRPKLVGGPIKLPFLPTIFGLVGGVKTMGFLGLFVGPVLMALLVAIWREWIHELEVTAAAARPALDVTPAPDLEERPAQVRT
- a CDS encoding HXXEE domain-containing protein, with amino-acid sequence MVPFSHLWPWIGLGLTLILLFGLIRGDLRGDRSVPRTRDIVWLTWAATAAYMLHQFEEHGIDAQGVHYAFRGALCATFGFADVAECRIPESFITAVNIPVVWIAGPVCALLGRRWPAIAFGYFGVLAANAIVHIAPAITGGGYNPGLLTSVLLFLPLSLWAMWVALRRPGLGVPAIAAMLLGGVIVHAVLFLSLRAYLDGKLGMYTLLAVQIINPAFLILVSGIVMARRSLRPAGRSP
- a CDS encoding TrmH family RNA methyltransferase, with amino-acid sequence MSKPEKPRTAKDTHYAKLRRAHRDEKAGGPRPFRPRQPVKPGDPPSDGLVRLYGLHTVRAAIDNPRRKIARMLATRNALERMDIADPTSLPFPVEIVEPRDIDRITGSDAVHQGALVEAQPLEPKALAELADTPLVVVLDQVTDPHNVGAVIRSAVAFGAGALIVTARHSPQESGVLAKAASGALEHLDLIEVRNLAEALNELHEAGFRTIGLDSEGPSTFEDTLSGDRIALVLGAEGKGLRQKTRETVTALARLDMPGPIHSLNVSNAAAVSLYAAGRHLRR